Proteins encoded together in one Streptomyces sp. NBC_01216 window:
- a CDS encoding DUF2637 domain-containing protein, whose translation MTEDRITQRTITAVMIVIAALAFVFSFGNVWSLALRLGVPGPIAPLIAPMVDLSVVGLLVALRYLSLRGLPADEMTAATRLMHFSGLLTLALNVAEPVVAGHYGRAAVDAVAPLLLLGWGSVGPQLLRAFHTVARPAIPASLPDEIESVPETASDTSRPAVPLSIPAPAAAPVAPRVAPAPASPAVKIPEPLLTEARSIATSHHAEHGEPITAAQLKTRLAIGLPMATALHAAL comes from the coding sequence ATGACAGAGGACCGGATCACTCAGCGCACCATCACCGCCGTCATGATCGTCATTGCCGCGCTGGCGTTCGTCTTCTCCTTCGGCAACGTCTGGTCCCTCGCCCTGCGCCTGGGCGTCCCCGGCCCGATCGCACCGCTCATCGCTCCGATGGTGGACCTCTCCGTGGTCGGCCTCCTGGTCGCCCTGCGCTACCTCTCCCTGCGCGGCCTGCCCGCCGACGAGATGACGGCGGCCACCCGTCTGATGCACTTCTCCGGACTGCTGACCTTGGCCCTCAACGTCGCAGAACCGGTCGTCGCCGGACACTACGGCCGCGCCGCCGTCGACGCGGTGGCCCCGCTGCTCCTCCTCGGCTGGGGCTCCGTCGGCCCCCAGCTCCTGCGCGCCTTCCACACCGTTGCGCGCCCCGCCATACCGGCTTCCCTGCCGGACGAGATCGAGTCGGTCCCCGAGACCGCCTCAGACACATCCCGCCCTGCCGTGCCGCTCTCGATTCCGGCCCCGGCTGCGGCTCCCGTCGCTCCTCGCGTCGCCCCAGCTCCCGCTTCGCCTGCGGTCAAGATTCCTGAGCCGCTGCTGACCGAAGCCCGCTCCATCGCGACGTCCCACCACGCCGAGCACGGCGAACCGATCACGGCGGCCCAGCTCAAGACGCGGCTGGCGATCGGCCTGCCCATGGCCACCGCGCTGCACGCCGCTCTGTAG
- a CDS encoding replication initiator, translating into MRRHLDLRHIISPGLRDLVELANTDDFDRVTEQVRNLRGCTSPVNLHGWTVTTDQTTKQVVRSYRSEDEPSGRLLTTCGNRRASRCPACSRLYAADTYHLIKAGLSGGKNVAEAVRDHPRAFVTLTAPSFGPVHNRPTTDAGKPRPCSCGESHPEGAPELGTPLHPASYDYTGAVLWNAHAGALWARFTTYLRRALAEHLGMTQKALNSALRVSFAKVAEYQQRGLVHFHAVVRFDGPDGHTTSPPAWATFDALHAAVGLAVERARLLVESDAVGERVIRWGDRFKVDQISALGDGELTDAKVAGYVAKYATKNAEGAGTVDRTLVCRPCSGRGHVRGPDGFRDLCADCDGTGQAESLTSLPVQQHARQMIRTAWALGHLPEFAHLKLWKWAHMLGFRGHFSSKSRAYSTTLGALRDVRRAWRTAQAEAARIRAGLPVDDENTTLVTASSWTYLSSGYRPGEELLAAQVRHDITHAQRAKQEGLLPA; encoded by the coding sequence ATGCGCCGCCACCTCGACCTGCGCCACATCATCAGCCCCGGCCTGCGGGACCTGGTCGAACTGGCCAACACCGACGACTTCGACCGCGTGACGGAACAGGTCCGCAACCTTCGTGGCTGCACCAGTCCCGTCAACCTGCACGGCTGGACGGTCACCACCGACCAGACCACCAAGCAAGTGGTCCGCTCCTACCGCTCCGAGGACGAACCCTCCGGCCGCCTCCTCACCACCTGCGGCAACCGCCGCGCCTCCCGCTGCCCGGCCTGCTCCCGCCTCTACGCCGCCGACACCTACCACCTGATCAAGGCCGGACTGTCCGGCGGCAAGAACGTCGCTGAAGCCGTCCGCGACCACCCGCGCGCCTTCGTCACCCTTACCGCCCCGTCCTTCGGCCCCGTCCACAATCGCCCGACCACCGACGCAGGCAAGCCCCGCCCCTGCTCGTGCGGCGAGAGCCACCCGGAAGGGGCTCCCGAACTCGGCACTCCACTCCACCCGGCAAGCTACGACTACACCGGCGCCGTTCTGTGGAACGCCCACGCCGGAGCTCTGTGGGCGCGCTTCACCACCTACCTGCGCCGCGCCCTTGCCGAGCACCTCGGCATGACACAGAAGGCGCTCAACTCGGCCCTCCGCGTCTCCTTCGCCAAGGTCGCCGAGTACCAGCAACGCGGCCTGGTCCACTTCCACGCGGTCGTCCGCTTCGACGGTCCCGACGGCCACACCACCTCGCCCCCGGCCTGGGCCACCTTCGACGCCCTCCACGCTGCCGTCGGCCTAGCGGTCGAGCGCGCCCGGCTCCTCGTCGAGTCGGACGCCGTCGGCGAGCGCGTCATCCGCTGGGGCGACCGGTTCAAGGTGGATCAGATCTCCGCCCTGGGGGACGGCGAACTCACGGACGCCAAAGTCGCCGGATACGTCGCCAAGTACGCCACCAAGAACGCCGAGGGCGCGGGCACCGTAGACCGCACCCTCGTATGCCGCCCCTGCTCCGGACGCGGCCACGTACGCGGCCCGGACGGCTTCCGCGACCTCTGCGCCGACTGCGACGGCACCGGCCAAGCCGAATCCCTCACCAGCCTCCCCGTCCAGCAGCACGCCCGGCAGATGATCCGCACCGCATGGGCCCTTGGCCACCTCCCCGAGTTCGCCCACCTCAAGCTCTGGAAGTGGGCCCACATGCTCGGCTTCCGCGGCCACTTCTCCAGCAAATCGCGCGCCTACTCGACCACCCTCGGCGCACTCCGCGACGTACGCCGCGCCTGGCGCACCGCCCAAGCCGAAGCCGCCCGCATCCGCGCCGGCCTGCCCGTCGACGACGAGAACACCACCCTCGTCACCGCCTCCTCATGGACCTACCTCAGCAGCGGCTACCGCCCCGGCGAAGAGCTCCTCGCCGCACAGGTCCGCCACGACATCACCCACGCCCAACGCGCCAAACAGGAAGGGCTGCTGCCTGCATGA
- a CDS encoding helix-turn-helix domain-containing protein, whose translation MTTAVLTVDQVAERLGISRWKVHDLIRSRELASFKIGRCRRISAAAVDTYISLRTEQEAA comes from the coding sequence ATGACGACGGCCGTACTCACCGTGGACCAGGTCGCCGAACGTCTCGGCATCAGCCGCTGGAAGGTCCACGACCTCATCCGCTCCCGCGAACTCGCCTCCTTCAAGATCGGCCGCTGCCGACGCATCAGCGCAGCCGCCGTCGACACCTACATATCCCTCCGCACGGAACAGGAAGCCGCCTGA
- a CDS encoding site-specific integrase: MAKPKKNPNNEGTIYLRSDGRWEGSAYVLTTDGTYKRRSVYGKTWEEAHEKLTKLKADSLNGLPVATNKMTIAEYLTYWLTNIAQGKVRRTTYVNYESLVRNYVTPEFGRKKLVRLTARDIRAFLAKTAVTCQCCAQGKDKKRPEHKRRCCALGTCCKKLPSDRTVRFLLVIMRAALQHAVREDELPRNVARNVELSMGTKREIEPLTVKEGRQLLTAARENRLWAAYELAVRIGLRRGELLGLRWSDVDLLDGVLTVRQALQRVGGELLIVAPKTQRSARRVALPAECVTALRAQRAQQIADRKGAGNNWKGTGQGLVFTTRNGTPIEPRNLNRSFEALSIRAGVRKVRFHDLRHTCASLLHEQGADARMIMEVLGHSSIRVTMDIYTFVRLDSQRSAFDRVGDALRGDGNDPDDDDGAAGVPVAV, translated from the coding sequence ATGGCCAAGCCGAAGAAGAATCCCAACAACGAGGGCACCATCTACCTTCGCAGCGACGGCCGTTGGGAAGGCAGCGCGTACGTCCTCACCACAGACGGCACGTACAAGCGGCGCAGCGTCTACGGCAAGACCTGGGAGGAGGCGCACGAGAAGCTCACCAAGCTCAAGGCCGATTCCCTCAACGGTCTCCCGGTCGCCACCAACAAGATGACGATCGCCGAGTACCTGACGTACTGGCTGACGAACATCGCCCAAGGCAAGGTCCGCCGGACGACCTACGTCAACTACGAGTCCCTCGTCCGCAACTACGTCACCCCGGAGTTCGGCCGCAAGAAGCTGGTCCGGCTGACCGCCCGCGACATACGCGCCTTCCTCGCGAAGACGGCCGTCACCTGCCAGTGCTGCGCGCAGGGCAAGGACAAGAAGCGGCCGGAGCACAAGCGGCGCTGCTGCGCCCTCGGCACGTGCTGCAAGAAGCTCCCGTCTGACCGGACCGTGCGCTTCCTGCTGGTGATCATGCGTGCCGCTCTCCAGCACGCCGTGCGTGAGGACGAGCTGCCCCGCAACGTGGCCAGGAACGTGGAGCTGAGCATGGGAACGAAGCGCGAGATCGAACCGCTCACGGTCAAGGAAGGACGTCAGCTCCTGACGGCGGCCAGGGAAAACCGGCTGTGGGCCGCGTACGAGCTGGCGGTCCGCATCGGCCTACGGCGCGGGGAGCTGCTCGGGCTGCGCTGGTCGGACGTCGACCTCCTTGACGGCGTCCTCACCGTGCGGCAGGCCCTTCAGCGAGTCGGCGGAGAACTGCTGATCGTCGCCCCGAAGACGCAGCGCTCGGCCCGTCGCGTGGCTCTACCGGCCGAGTGCGTGACCGCGCTCCGTGCTCAGCGCGCCCAGCAGATCGCCGACCGAAAGGGAGCGGGCAACAACTGGAAGGGGACAGGGCAGGGTCTCGTCTTCACCACCAGGAACGGAACCCCCATCGAGCCGCGCAACCTGAACCGCTCCTTCGAGGCGCTCTCCATCCGGGCCGGCGTCCGCAAGGTCCGCTTTCACGACCTGCGGCACACCTGCGCGTCCCTCCTCCACGAACAGGGCGCGGACGCCCGCATGATCATGGAAGTCCTCGGCCACAGCTCGATCCGCGTGACCATGGACATCTACACCTTCGTCCGGCTCGACTCACAGCGCTCGGCGTTCGACCGAGTGGGGGACGCCCTGAGGGGTGACGGCAACGATCCGGACGATGACGATGGCGCGGCCGGTGTCCCGGTAGCCGTCTGA
- a CDS encoding SSI family serine proteinase inhibitor, with protein sequence MLRRLLLTTVATLATATVAATATAGAVEAPVLGPLPPLPLLAPADSLTVTITKSGHPKADGTFRLECGGQPGGTHPAAADACRRLSQIAREGTDPFQPVGKDRICTQQYGGPALAHVTGKWQGRSVDARFSRADGCEIDRWENLEPVLPIVRR encoded by the coding sequence ATGCTGCGTCGCCTCCTCCTCACGACCGTCGCGACCCTCGCCACCGCCACGGTCGCCGCCACCGCGACGGCCGGTGCCGTGGAGGCGCCCGTGCTCGGGCCTCTCCCGCCGCTGCCGTTGCTGGCGCCCGCCGACTCGCTCACCGTGACCATCACCAAGAGCGGGCACCCGAAGGCCGACGGGACCTTCCGGCTCGAATGCGGCGGGCAGCCCGGCGGAACCCACCCCGCCGCGGCCGACGCCTGCCGTCGGCTCTCGCAGATCGCGAGGGAGGGAACGGACCCCTTCCAGCCCGTCGGCAAGGACCGGATCTGCACGCAGCAGTACGGCGGCCCCGCGCTCGCCCACGTCACCGGTAAGTGGCAGGGCCGCAGCGTGGACGCCCGTTTCTCCCGCGCCGACGGCTGCGAGATCGACCGCTGGGAGAACCTCGAGCCGGTCCTGCCCATCGTGCGCCGGTGA
- a CDS encoding PAS domain-containing protein: MSSRPSRGAARLAAILDALPDGLVLVNCNGTVVNANTIALGMFETPGTALVGRGLLDLLPSFDSRLIPGSMRMPEGADERGRTKPARMIARRTDGSEFAVEVTSASLEDGREAYDSYSGYTGDELLMLVVRDLTGTLDTEAELARSQRQTEMILRAAAEGVVGTDTDGRVVLVNPAAAQILGFRASDLGGKELHPLILHSRPDGEPFAYEESPLADTLKSGRKHRVRGQVLWAKSGDQVPVDLTTAPVRDGDQLVGAVMTFTDRRPYEQLAEKHAAEIADLTERHASEEERQKERFETLTARHEQLTAVLGASLRGPLEELRTELSSLAADDAGQLWPEANQLLHHLAAGYARMTTLVDNVLGFQRLDAGAEKLVKSVALLDGIVTAGVDGAVELIGPGRVQFAVHAPPIEAEVDAGRLATALAHLVADVAGVDSTGKAKIVAGAAPTDSTIVVAAAQRGDVVRIEVRGPYAGGDPVHQPIVRGIVAAHGGVVQTHEVPGTGGGSAYVLEVPLGNGRGTVAVPPAPEPRSAPEGGAGPADGGRLALPAQASETHGGGRRRARRASTDAFLESAVPAGGGDAEPTGRRRGRTETAAAPAELIPAQSAGTGSPGGEGPPAPVPVPVPGAGTVPGTGPAGGSGPVPVGGAGTVPAEPTGRRRGRPAEGSVVTAAEGAQGRAALGNTVPPQGVPVEATALARALPAVAGGAEPTGEERPTGRRRRALAAAQERAAAAESGPRTPFALPPAGSDRSAPAPEAVSPAGQLRTDAGTPAPVPGADASPMPVPMPAPMPMPAPMPMPMPTPLLPPTAGGDEGRHDAARSTPETDHTPPRAHPLPGATGRRRAVREEAPAETPALTEDVPGAVVPELPTPAGTTTGTGSVPLPPALPSPAQPLPAEAPADATTTQGGRAFNVRTLGQGVPFAQQIAAQQNGRSTQNGAQSGQGAQTGQGTPGEQSSVSNGSGSNGSGRRRRLATPPEGDRPTAPATAATATEPDARPHPQPGSAPRLAPAVPEGRSYAIGAPAEGSAEGPEPLDGPGGAVEVANKPLPQPVDDELPPEPLDNPRRLLVWPAPDVQTQQALSDRGYRPVIVHSREEVDAQIAAFPAALFVDPLTGPITRTALQSLRQAAVAAEVPVLLAAGLGQATREAAYGADPAVLLKALAPRDSEQHPSRVLLIEEHDEIATALAAALERRGMQVARASTDSEAVTLATQTRPNLVVMDLMQVRRRRAGIIDWLRANGQLNHTPLVVYTSSGLDGAELPALASGETVLFLAERSTSTEVQARIVDLLAKIGTN, encoded by the coding sequence GTGAGCAGCAGGCCATCCCGAGGCGCTGCTCGCCTCGCGGCGATACTCGACGCCCTGCCGGACGGGCTCGTGCTCGTCAACTGCAACGGCACGGTCGTCAACGCCAACACCATCGCCCTCGGCATGTTCGAGACCCCCGGCACCGCACTGGTCGGCCGCGGGCTGCTCGACCTGCTGCCCTCGTTCGACTCCCGGCTGATCCCTGGGTCGATGCGCATGCCCGAGGGTGCCGACGAGCGGGGCCGCACCAAGCCGGCCCGGATGATCGCGCGCCGCACCGACGGCAGTGAGTTCGCCGTCGAGGTGACCAGCGCCAGCCTGGAAGACGGGCGCGAGGCCTACGACTCGTACAGCGGCTACACCGGTGACGAGCTGCTGATGCTCGTCGTCCGCGACCTCACCGGAACACTGGACACCGAGGCCGAACTCGCCCGCTCGCAGCGCCAGACCGAGATGATCCTGCGCGCCGCGGCCGAGGGCGTCGTGGGCACGGACACCGACGGGCGGGTCGTCCTCGTCAACCCCGCCGCCGCACAGATCCTCGGATTCCGCGCCAGTGACCTCGGGGGGAAGGAGCTCCATCCGCTGATCCTCCACTCCCGCCCGGACGGCGAGCCGTTCGCGTACGAGGAGTCCCCGCTCGCCGACACCCTCAAATCCGGGCGGAAGCACCGGGTCCGCGGACAGGTGCTGTGGGCGAAGAGCGGTGACCAGGTGCCGGTCGATCTGACGACCGCCCCGGTACGGGACGGGGACCAGCTCGTCGGAGCGGTGATGACCTTCACCGACCGTCGCCCTTACGAACAGCTCGCCGAGAAGCACGCCGCCGAGATCGCCGACCTCACGGAGCGGCACGCGTCCGAGGAGGAGCGGCAGAAGGAGCGGTTCGAGACGCTGACCGCCCGGCACGAGCAGCTGACGGCCGTCCTCGGCGCGTCGCTGCGCGGGCCGCTGGAGGAGCTGCGCACCGAGCTGTCCTCCCTCGCCGCCGACGACGCCGGCCAGCTGTGGCCCGAGGCGAACCAGCTCCTGCACCACCTGGCCGCCGGGTACGCCCGGATGACCACGCTGGTCGACAACGTGCTGGGCTTCCAGCGCCTGGACGCCGGCGCGGAGAAGCTGGTCAAGAGCGTGGCCCTGCTCGACGGGATCGTGACCGCGGGTGTCGACGGCGCCGTGGAACTCATCGGTCCCGGACGGGTCCAGTTCGCCGTGCACGCGCCGCCGATCGAGGCCGAGGTCGACGCTGGCCGGCTCGCGACGGCGCTGGCCCACCTCGTCGCGGACGTGGCCGGGGTCGACTCGACCGGCAAGGCCAAGATCGTCGCGGGCGCGGCCCCCACCGACTCGACGATCGTGGTGGCGGCCGCGCAGCGCGGTGACGTCGTGCGGATCGAGGTGCGCGGGCCGTACGCCGGCGGCGACCCGGTCCACCAGCCCATCGTGCGGGGGATCGTGGCCGCGCACGGCGGTGTGGTCCAGACGCACGAGGTGCCGGGGACGGGCGGCGGCAGCGCGTACGTCCTGGAGGTGCCGCTCGGCAACGGCAGGGGAACGGTCGCCGTGCCCCCCGCTCCCGAGCCTCGGTCGGCGCCGGAAGGCGGTGCGGGACCCGCCGACGGAGGCCGGCTCGCGCTGCCCGCACAGGCTTCGGAGACGCACGGTGGCGGCAGGCGGCGGGCCCGGCGGGCGTCCACCGACGCCTTCCTGGAAAGCGCGGTACCGGCCGGGGGCGGCGACGCGGAGCCGACCGGGCGGCGTCGCGGGCGTACGGAGACGGCCGCCGCGCCCGCCGAGCTGATCCCTGCCCAGAGCGCGGGCACGGGCTCGCCCGGTGGCGAGGGCCCGCCGGCACCGGTGCCGGTGCCCGTACCGGGGGCCGGTACGGTCCCGGGCACGGGTCCGGCGGGCGGTTCCGGTCCGGTTCCGGTGGGAGGGGCGGGCACGGTCCCGGCCGAGCCCACCGGGCGCCGTCGTGGCCGTCCCGCGGAGGGTTCCGTGGTGACCGCGGCCGAGGGGGCCCAGGGGCGCGCCGCGCTCGGAAACACGGTCCCCCCACAGGGGGTCCCGGTGGAGGCGACCGCCCTGGCCCGCGCGCTGCCCGCCGTGGCCGGCGGCGCGGAGCCGACCGGGGAAGAGCGGCCCACCGGCCGCAGACGGCGCGCGCTCGCCGCGGCGCAGGAGCGGGCGGCGGCGGCCGAGTCCGGACCACGGACGCCGTTCGCACTGCCTCCGGCCGGTTCCGACCGGTCCGCCCCGGCCCCCGAGGCGGTGTCCCCGGCCGGGCAGCTCCGGACCGACGCCGGGACACCCGCCCCGGTGCCGGGGGCCGACGCCTCGCCGATGCCCGTGCCGATGCCTGCGCCCATGCCGATGCCTGCGCCCATGCCGATGCCTATGCCCACGCCGCTGCTCCCGCCGACGGCCGGGGGCGACGAAGGGCGGCACGACGCCGCGCGGTCGACTCCGGAGACCGATCACACGCCGCCGCGAGCGCACCCGTTGCCCGGAGCGACCGGCCGGCGACGAGCCGTCCGGGAGGAGGCACCCGCGGAGACACCCGCGCTCACCGAGGACGTTCCGGGCGCCGTCGTACCGGAACTCCCGACCCCGGCGGGTACGACCACCGGCACCGGCTCGGTCCCCCTGCCGCCGGCGCTGCCGAGCCCGGCGCAGCCCCTGCCCGCCGAGGCTCCGGCCGACGCGACGACCACCCAGGGCGGCCGGGCCTTCAACGTGCGCACCCTCGGGCAGGGCGTCCCCTTCGCTCAGCAGATCGCCGCTCAGCAGAACGGCCGGAGCACGCAGAACGGCGCGCAGTCCGGCCAGGGCGCGCAGACCGGCCAGGGCACGCCAGGAGAGCAGAGCAGCGTCTCCAACGGCTCCGGGTCCAACGGCTCCGGGCGGCGGCGCAGACTCGCCACCCCGCCCGAGGGCGACCGTCCCACCGCCCCGGCCACCGCCGCGACGGCCACGGAGCCGGATGCCCGTCCGCACCCGCAGCCGGGTTCCGCGCCCAGGCTCGCCCCCGCCGTCCCCGAAGGCCGTTCGTACGCCATAGGAGCGCCCGCGGAGGGCTCGGCCGAGGGCCCCGAACCGCTGGACGGTCCGGGCGGCGCGGTCGAGGTGGCCAACAAGCCGCTGCCCCAGCCGGTCGACGACGAACTGCCTCCGGAGCCACTGGACAATCCTCGACGTCTCCTGGTCTGGCCGGCACCGGACGTCCAGACCCAGCAGGCACTGAGCGACCGTGGCTACCGCCCGGTGATCGTGCACTCCCGCGAGGAGGTCGACGCGCAGATCGCCGCCTTCCCCGCCGCGCTCTTCGTCGACCCGCTGACCGGTCCCATCACCCGCACCGCGCTCCAGTCACTGCGCCAGGCCGCCGTCGCCGCCGAGGTGCCGGTACTGCTCGCGGCCGGGCTCGGACAGGCGACCCGGGAAGCCGCGTACGGCGCCGATCCCGCGGTGCTGCTCAAGGCGCTCGCGCCGCGCGACAGCGAGCAGCACCCGTCCCGTGTACTGCTCATCGAGGAGCACGACGAGATCGCGACCGCCCTCGCGGCGGCCCTGGAGCGGCGGGGCATGCAGGTCGCCCGGGCCTCGACGGACTCGGAGGCGGTCACGCTGGCCACGCAGACACGGCCGAACCTGGTCGTGATGGACCTGATGCAGGTGCGCCGCCGCCGGGCGGGGATCATCGACTGGCTGCGCGCGAACGGGCAGTTGAACCACACGCCGCTCGTCGTCTACACCTCGTCCGGGCTCGACGGGGCCGAGCTGCCGGCGCTGGCCTCCGGCGAGACGGTCCTCTTCCTCGCGGAACGCTCCACCAGCACCGAGGTCCAGGCCCGGATCGTGGACCTGCTCGCGAAGATCGGCACGAACTAG
- a CDS encoding long-chain fatty acid--CoA ligase: MLSTMQDVQLTVTRILKHGMTIHGTSLITTWTGEPEPQRRTFAEAGARATQLANALRDELGVTGDERVATLMWNNAEHVEAYFAIPSMGAVLHTLNLRLPPEQLVWIVNHAADRVVLVNTSLLPLLAPLLPHLPTVEHIVVAGPGDRSALDGVAPRVHDYEELIAGRPTTYDWPELDERSAAAMCYTSGTTGDPKGVVYSHRSIYLHSMQVNMAESMGLTDKDTSLVVVPQFHVNAWGLPHATFMTGINMLMPDRFLQPAPLAEMIEREKPSHAAAVPTIWQGLLAEVTAHPRDLSSMRQVTIGGAACPPSLMEAYDKLGVRLCHAWGMTETSPLGTMAHPPAGLTDEEAWPYRVTQGRFPAGVEARLVGPGGEHLPWDGESAGELEVRGTWIAGAYFGGVDGEAIRPADKFSEDGWLKTGDVGVISPDGYLTLTDRAKDVIKSGGEWISSVELENALMAHPDVAEAAVVAVPDEKWGERPLATVVLKEGATADYATLREFLARSIAKWQLPERWSIVPAVPKTSVGKFDKKVIRRQYAQGELDVTEL, encoded by the coding sequence GTGCTGAGCACCATGCAGGACGTACAGCTGACCGTGACCCGCATCCTGAAGCACGGGATGACGATCCACGGCACGTCACTGATCACCACCTGGACCGGTGAGCCCGAACCGCAGCGCCGTACCTTCGCGGAGGCGGGAGCACGCGCGACCCAGCTGGCGAACGCCCTGCGCGACGAACTCGGAGTCACCGGCGACGAGCGGGTCGCCACGTTGATGTGGAACAACGCCGAGCATGTGGAGGCGTACTTCGCCATCCCGTCCATGGGCGCCGTTCTGCACACGCTCAACCTGCGCCTTCCCCCCGAGCAGCTGGTGTGGATCGTCAACCACGCGGCGGACCGCGTCGTCCTCGTCAACACCTCTCTCCTCCCTCTGCTCGCGCCGCTGCTGCCGCACCTGCCGACGGTGGAGCACATCGTGGTCGCGGGGCCCGGCGACCGTTCCGCCCTCGACGGCGTGGCGCCGCGCGTGCACGACTACGAGGAGCTGATAGCCGGCCGTCCGACCACGTACGACTGGCCGGAGCTGGACGAGCGTTCGGCCGCGGCCATGTGCTACACCTCCGGCACGACGGGCGACCCCAAGGGCGTCGTGTACTCGCACCGGTCCATCTACCTGCACTCCATGCAGGTGAACATGGCCGAGTCGATGGGGCTCACGGACAAGGACACCTCGCTGGTCGTCGTGCCCCAGTTCCACGTCAACGCCTGGGGCCTGCCGCACGCCACCTTCATGACCGGCATCAACATGCTCATGCCGGATCGATTCCTCCAGCCGGCCCCGCTCGCGGAGATGATCGAGCGCGAGAAGCCGAGTCACGCCGCCGCCGTCCCCACCATCTGGCAGGGGCTCCTCGCCGAGGTCACCGCCCATCCGCGTGACCTCTCCTCCATGCGACAGGTCACCATCGGCGGCGCCGCCTGCCCGCCCTCCCTCATGGAGGCGTACGACAAGCTCGGCGTCCGGCTCTGCCACGCCTGGGGCATGACGGAGACCTCCCCGCTCGGCACCATGGCCCACCCCCCGGCCGGGCTGACCGACGAGGAGGCGTGGCCGTACCGCGTCACTCAGGGCCGCTTCCCGGCCGGCGTCGAGGCGCGGCTGGTCGGCCCCGGCGGGGAGCACCTGCCCTGGGACGGGGAGTCGGCGGGCGAGCTGGAGGTCCGCGGTACCTGGATCGCGGGTGCCTACTTCGGCGGAGTGGACGGCGAGGCCATCCGCCCGGCGGACAAGTTCAGCGAGGACGGCTGGCTGAAGACCGGAGACGTCGGCGTCATCAGCCCGGACGGCTACCTCACGCTCACCGACCGCGCCAAGGACGTCATCAAGTCCGGCGGTGAGTGGATCTCGAGCGTCGAGCTCGAGAACGCGCTGATGGCCCACCCGGACGTGGCCGAGGCGGCGGTCGTCGCCGTCCCGGACGAGAAGTGGGGCGAGCGACCGCTCGCGACCGTGGTCCTCAAGGAGGGCGCGACGGCCGACTACGCGACGCTGAGGGAGTTCCTGGCCCGTTCCATCGCCAAGTGGCAGCTGCCGGAGCGCTGGTCGATCGTGCCTGCGGTGCCGAAGACGAGCGTGGGCAAGTTCGACAAGAAGGTCATCCGCAGGCAGTACGCGCAGGGCGAGCTCGACGTGACGGAGCTGTAG
- a CDS encoding SigE family RNA polymerase sigma factor: MTPPSSGPVCAGASTAATGVTTERAGHTAVTAGYPSFSSYVRARGPVLLRTARSLTANASDAEDLLQTALAKTFVAWERIEDHRALDGYVRRALLNTRTSQWRKRKVDEFVCEELPEPAGRPQADPAEQQVLHDAMWSAVMKLPDRQRAMVVLRYYEDLSEAQTAEILGVSIGTVKSAVSRALRKLREDPELAPVR, from the coding sequence ATGACTCCGCCCTCCTCCGGCCCCGTCTGCGCCGGCGCCTCCACGGCCGCCACCGGCGTGACCACGGAACGTGCCGGCCACACTGCCGTGACGGCCGGCTACCCCTCCTTCTCCTCGTACGTCCGGGCCCGAGGGCCCGTGCTGCTGCGTACCGCCCGCTCGCTGACAGCGAACGCGTCGGACGCCGAGGACCTGCTCCAGACCGCGCTGGCCAAGACCTTCGTGGCCTGGGAACGGATCGAGGACCATCGGGCGCTGGACGGCTACGTCCGCCGGGCGCTGCTGAACACCCGGACGTCCCAGTGGCGCAAGCGCAAGGTCGACGAGTTCGTCTGCGAGGAGCTGCCGGAGCCCGCGGGTCGGCCGCAGGCGGACCCGGCCGAACAGCAGGTGCTGCACGACGCCATGTGGAGCGCCGTGATGAAGCTCCCCGACCGCCAGCGGGCGATGGTCGTCCTTCGCTACTACGAGGACCTGAGCGAGGCGCAGACGGCCGAGATCCTCGGGGTGTCGATCGGTACGGTCAAGAGCGCGGTGTCGCGGGCTCTCCGCAAGCTCCGCGAGGACCCCGAGCTGGCACCCGTCCGTTAG